From Thalassotalea euphylliae, the proteins below share one genomic window:
- a CDS encoding TonB-dependent receptor — MKSFTLSKVAAATLLAAMSTHVSANTANAADAESYETITVTGQKIERSLQDTKESVSVITADVIAEMPVLDYEDLLDITPNAFSFANGENFGLRGITQNQNSTGGGSGELASLYVDGVAYTGFSTRFNPKDLWDVEQVEILRGPQSTNVGRNALIGALVVKTKRPELDENYGSVKLELGNYGLQTTSGVANFAVTDNSALRLTGQYSKSDGYITNVTLNDDEFDARENTNIRAQYLIEFSEDFTANLRLGYAKTKRGQDIFRSDLQLQDSFNSSANIAADEDYEATTGAIHIDYTFNDAWSMQAVTSFIDGDYFRKDDDDEGPGGGNAFRGREAQDKNWSQEIRFNYDSDQLTGVFGAYYIDVELVNNTSALSNIGLHLLLASVPGAGQLIPFYPETIEVDALRPFEQDTKNYAFFTEWDYKLTDQLTLNAGFRYDVEEQDSVSSAANTLAAGSTLPDPVQSAQLAELMFPGAGLGPVVQAGIAQVNGVLLSRLAPSGPDARDTDYNAFLPQVGITYELDENQSISAFYKKGYRVGGVDNAITGAAPVEYDPEYLDNYELAYRSVWLDGDLILNANAYFGDWTDQQVQECPNGLLSCVTVNAGESEISGLEAEFRYAYSDDVTFFGSLGLSDTEFKDYTAFDNNANPIDLSGNTFARSPEMTAAFGSRVYVTDEFYISGNINYQSDMESDIFNNDEFKLDSRVLINLKAGYEIGEFVVDAYVTNLTDKNYLEINGEGLGSPDARIARAGVPRQFGLAVTYNFE; from the coding sequence ATGAAGTCATTCACCTTATCCAAAGTTGCCGCGGCGACTTTACTCGCCGCCATGTCTACTCACGTCAGTGCTAACACAGCAAACGCCGCTGACGCAGAGAGCTATGAAACCATTACCGTTACTGGCCAAAAAATTGAACGTTCTCTGCAAGACACCAAAGAAAGTGTCTCGGTGATTACTGCTGATGTGATTGCAGAAATGCCAGTACTCGATTATGAAGATTTACTCGACATTACCCCGAACGCATTTTCTTTTGCCAATGGTGAAAATTTTGGCTTGCGTGGTATTACGCAAAATCAGAATTCAACAGGTGGTGGCAGCGGTGAACTAGCAAGTTTATATGTGGATGGCGTTGCTTACACAGGCTTTTCAACGCGCTTTAATCCAAAAGATTTATGGGATGTAGAGCAAGTCGAAATTTTGCGTGGTCCACAATCAACAAACGTTGGCCGTAATGCGCTTATCGGTGCGTTAGTGGTTAAAACCAAGCGCCCAGAGCTTGATGAAAATTACGGTAGCGTAAAGTTAGAGCTTGGTAATTACGGTTTACAAACGACCAGCGGTGTTGCCAATTTTGCCGTGACCGACAACTCAGCGCTGCGCTTAACTGGGCAGTACTCAAAATCTGACGGCTACATCACCAATGTTACCTTAAATGATGATGAGTTTGATGCCCGCGAGAATACTAATATTCGCGCTCAGTACCTTATTGAGTTTAGTGAAGATTTTACAGCTAACTTGCGTTTAGGTTATGCAAAAACTAAACGTGGCCAAGATATTTTCCGCTCTGACTTACAGCTACAAGACAGCTTCAATAGCTCAGCGAATATTGCTGCCGATGAAGACTATGAAGCGACAACCGGTGCGATTCACATCGATTACACTTTCAACGATGCGTGGAGCATGCAGGCAGTAACCTCGTTTATTGATGGCGATTACTTTAGAAAAGACGATGACGATGAAGGCCCTGGTGGTGGTAACGCATTTCGCGGCCGCGAAGCTCAAGATAAAAACTGGTCGCAAGAAATTCGTTTCAACTACGACTCTGACCAGCTAACGGGTGTATTTGGCGCATACTACATTGATGTAGAGTTAGTGAATAACACCAGTGCGTTATCAAACATAGGCTTGCATTTATTACTCGCCAGTGTGCCGGGGGCAGGGCAGCTTATTCCGTTCTACCCTGAGACGATTGAAGTTGATGCTTTACGCCCGTTTGAGCAAGATACGAAAAACTATGCCTTCTTTACCGAGTGGGACTACAAACTTACCGATCAATTAACCTTAAATGCAGGGTTCCGCTACGATGTTGAAGAGCAAGACTCTGTAAGTTCTGCTGCGAATACGTTAGCGGCAGGCAGCACATTACCTGATCCTGTGCAATCGGCGCAGTTAGCCGAATTAATGTTCCCCGGCGCAGGTTTAGGCCCTGTTGTGCAAGCGGGTATTGCTCAGGTCAATGGCGTCCTGCTTTCGCGATTAGCTCCTTCAGGTCCTGACGCGCGTGACACCGACTACAATGCGTTTCTACCGCAAGTGGGTATCACCTATGAGTTAGATGAAAATCAGTCGATAAGTGCGTTCTATAAAAAAGGCTATCGCGTAGGTGGCGTTGACAACGCTATTACCGGTGCTGCACCCGTTGAATATGACCCAGAATATCTGGATAACTACGAACTTGCTTATCGCTCAGTATGGCTTGATGGCGACTTGATATTGAATGCGAATGCGTATTTTGGTGACTGGACAGATCAGCAAGTACAAGAATGCCCAAATGGTTTGTTAAGCTGTGTCACCGTTAATGCGGGTGAATCTGAAATATCCGGTTTAGAAGCTGAATTCCGCTATGCGTACTCAGACGATGTAACTTTCTTTGGTAGTTTAGGTTTGTCTGATACCGAGTTTAAAGACTATACAGCGTTTGACAACAATGCCAATCCGATTGATTTAAGTGGTAATACCTTTGCCCGCTCGCCTGAGATGACGGCTGCATTCGGCAGTCGAGTTTATGTTACTGACGAATTCTACATCAGCGGTAACATCAACTATCAGTCAGATATGGAGTCAGATATCTTCAATAATGACGAGTTCAAGTTAGATTCACGTGTGCTTATTAACCTTAAAGCGGGTTATGAAATTGGTGAGTTTGTTGTTGATGCTTATGTGACTAACTTAACCGACAAAAATTACCTTGAAATCAATGGTGAAGGGCTTGGCTCGCCAGACGCACGCATTGCACGAGCTGGTGTACCGCGTCAATTTGGGCTCGCGGTGACTTACAACTTTGAATAA
- a CDS encoding PepSY-associated TM helix domain-containing protein, whose product MNRAKWFKVHSWVGFKLSILLSFTLVTGTLAVLSHELDWLTNSAMRVEASSVDKLDWLAIYKSAKAQQPNKHFLYLSAPLDPWFAAEVAYFDTEDTNHRNFFHPSTGEYLGDGRWYNWQRFFRMSHRHLMVPTKIGVTIVGALGFLLFVSLVTSLVVYRKWWTGFFRMPRRSHRKLFWADVHRLAGVWSLWFIAIIAVTGIWYFVEVWGLRADYPDRGKAHSEQAVDAKVLPSLTVFAKMLAQVEKAYPELTVTRVFFPQRNGDGVVFQGQADAILVRPRANMLSFDPISGELLVKNQGVNLSIHARLSEAADPLHFGTFAGFPSKVLYFIFGVVLSTLAISGTYIYGMRIARVPKSQPVSRAQFWRAATKTMTWGKWFSIVAIVVCLVITVLLFGGFITQ is encoded by the coding sequence TTGAATAGAGCAAAGTGGTTTAAAGTCCATAGCTGGGTGGGCTTTAAACTGTCGATACTATTATCGTTTACCTTAGTAACAGGCACACTGGCGGTGCTTTCTCACGAGCTGGATTGGTTAACCAATTCGGCAATGCGTGTTGAGGCCAGCTCAGTTGATAAACTCGATTGGTTAGCCATATACAAGAGTGCCAAAGCACAGCAACCCAATAAACATTTCTTATACCTTAGCGCCCCTCTCGATCCTTGGTTCGCCGCTGAAGTGGCTTACTTTGACACCGAAGATACCAATCATCGCAACTTTTTTCATCCCTCAACGGGAGAGTATCTGGGCGACGGGCGTTGGTATAACTGGCAGCGATTTTTTCGGATGAGCCATCGCCATCTCATGGTACCCACTAAAATCGGGGTGACCATAGTCGGCGCGTTAGGCTTCTTGCTGTTTGTGTCGTTAGTCACGAGCTTAGTGGTTTATCGCAAATGGTGGACAGGGTTTTTCCGCATGCCAAGACGAAGTCATCGCAAGTTATTCTGGGCTGACGTGCACCGTCTAGCTGGGGTGTGGAGTTTGTGGTTTATCGCCATTATTGCTGTCACAGGGATATGGTACTTTGTTGAAGTTTGGGGACTGAGAGCCGATTACCCAGATCGCGGCAAAGCCCATTCTGAGCAGGCTGTCGATGCTAAAGTTCTGCCCTCATTAACGGTATTTGCCAAGATGTTAGCGCAGGTCGAAAAGGCGTATCCTGAACTAACGGTAACCCGAGTCTTCTTCCCACAACGCAATGGCGACGGGGTTGTATTTCAAGGACAAGCTGATGCCATATTGGTTAGACCTCGCGCCAATATGCTGAGCTTTGATCCCATCTCAGGAGAACTTTTAGTCAAAAACCAAGGGGTGAACTTATCCATTCACGCGCGTCTTTCCGAAGCTGCGGACCCGCTTCACTTTGGCACCTTTGCCGGTTTTCCTTCCAAGGTACTCTACTTTATTTTCGGCGTAGTGCTTAGCACCTTGGCAATCTCTGGCACTTATATTTACGGCATGCGCATTGCCCGAGTGCCTAAATCACAGCCAGTTTCACGTGCGCAATTTTGGCGAGCAGCGACTAAAACAATGACCTGGGGCAAGTGGTTTTCTATTGTGGCTATTGTTGTTTGCCTTGTCATCACCGTATTGCTGTTTGGTGGGTTTATTACTCAATAG